The Rhizobium leguminosarum genome includes a region encoding these proteins:
- the omp10 gene encoding outer membrane lipoprotein Omp10: protein MNIRTGLVLVGAAAALAACVSSEPRRLPVATAPAATGVEGNWSDPNGIVSTFQGGTFTTRTTDSNQLLASGTYINTSPTLVEINMTSLVRKTQSKVNCALVNPSQLNCTSDSGAQFTLTRRG, encoded by the coding sequence ATGAACATCAGAACTGGTCTCGTTCTTGTCGGTGCAGCGGCCGCTCTCGCCGCTTGCGTTTCATCGGAGCCGCGTCGCCTGCCGGTTGCAACCGCGCCCGCCGCCACCGGCGTCGAAGGCAACTGGAGCGATCCGAACGGCATCGTTTCCACCTTCCAAGGCGGTACTTTCACCACCCGCACGACCGACAGCAACCAGCTTCTTGCCTCGGGCACCTATATCAATACCTCACCGACCCTGGTGGAGATCAACATGACTTCACTGGTGCGCAAGACGCAGTCCAAGGTCAATTGCGCCCTCGTCAACCCGAGCCAGCTCAATTGCACCTCCGATTCCGGCGCACAGTTTACGCTTACCCGCCGCGGCTGA
- a CDS encoding bifunctional metallophosphatase/5'-nucleotidase — MTKSFSFGLLTASMLALSTGAAFADYELNILHINDFHSRIESINKFDSTCSAEEEGKKECFGGAARLKIAIDQRRQALSGKNIVLLNAGDNFQGSLFYTTYKGAAEAEFLNLMKFDAMTVGNHEFDDSEDGLATFLDKVQFPVVTANVKATTASKLGDRIKPSLVLDVGGQKIGIVGAVTNDTAELSSPGPNVTIEDDVQTITAAIQDLKGQGVNKIIALTHVGYPRDLALIAKIPDVDIVVGGHSHSLLSNTDPKAEGPYPTMVDNPGGYKVPVVQAASYSKYLGDLVVNFDDSGVVKDAKGDPILIDSTFTPDPAVIARIAELAKPIEELRKKVIGSSESPIEGDRKVCRVKECSMGNLVADAMLDRTKNQGVTIAVQNGGGLRASIDGGEVTQGEVITVLPFQNTLATFELTGADIVKALENGVSQIDQGAGRFPQVAGLKFSFDQSKPVGSRVGDVQVKEADSFAPIDPAKTYKVATNNFMRAGGDGYSIFKDGKNAYDYGPDLADVTAEYVAAHSPYKPYTDGRVTELAQAAPAPAPSAEPSPAPAAPAPSTEPAPAPAAPAPAAPAPAPAAPAEPTPAPAAPAPAAPAPAAEPAPAPAASTPAATTPSTHVIAAGDTFWDLAETFYGDGTLWRKLSEANGSPNPRHLTVGKEIEVPAK; from the coding sequence ATGACGAAGTCTTTCAGCTTCGGTCTTTTGACCGCGTCCATGCTGGCGCTGAGCACGGGCGCCGCCTTTGCGGATTACGAACTCAATATTCTTCATATCAACGATTTCCATTCGCGCATCGAATCGATCAACAAGTTCGACTCCACCTGCTCCGCCGAGGAGGAAGGCAAGAAGGAATGCTTCGGCGGTGCTGCCCGCCTGAAGATCGCGATCGACCAGCGCCGTCAGGCGCTATCCGGCAAGAACATCGTCCTCCTCAATGCCGGCGACAATTTCCAGGGCTCGCTCTTCTACACGACCTACAAAGGTGCGGCCGAAGCCGAATTCCTGAACCTGATGAAGTTCGACGCCATGACCGTCGGCAACCATGAATTCGACGACAGCGAGGACGGGCTCGCAACCTTCCTCGACAAGGTGCAGTTCCCTGTCGTGACGGCGAACGTCAAGGCGACCACCGCCTCCAAGCTCGGCGACCGCATCAAGCCGTCGCTGGTGCTCGATGTCGGCGGCCAGAAGATCGGCATCGTCGGCGCGGTCACCAATGATACGGCAGAGCTTTCCTCCCCCGGCCCGAACGTTACGATTGAAGATGACGTCCAGACCATCACGGCAGCCATTCAGGATCTGAAAGGCCAGGGCGTCAACAAGATCATCGCGCTCACCCATGTCGGCTATCCCCGCGATCTCGCCCTGATCGCCAAAATCCCGGATGTGGATATTGTCGTCGGCGGCCATTCGCACAGCCTGCTCTCGAATACCGATCCGAAGGCTGAAGGCCCCTACCCGACGATGGTCGACAATCCCGGCGGCTACAAGGTGCCGGTCGTCCAGGCTGCCTCCTACAGCAAGTATCTCGGCGATCTCGTCGTCAATTTCGACGATAGCGGCGTGGTCAAGGATGCCAAGGGCGATCCGATCCTGATCGATTCCACCTTCACGCCCGATCCCGCCGTCATTGCCCGCATTGCCGAACTGGCAAAGCCGATCGAGGAACTGCGCAAGAAGGTGATCGGCTCCTCCGAAAGTCCGATCGAAGGCGACCGCAAGGTCTGCCGCGTCAAGGAATGCTCGATGGGTAATCTGGTGGCCGACGCCATGCTCGATCGCACCAAGAACCAGGGCGTCACCATCGCCGTCCAGAACGGCGGTGGCCTACGCGCTTCGATCGACGGTGGCGAGGTCACCCAGGGTGAGGTCATCACCGTCCTGCCTTTCCAGAACACGCTCGCGACGTTTGAGCTGACCGGCGCAGACATCGTCAAAGCGCTCGAAAATGGTGTCAGCCAGATCGACCAGGGCGCCGGGCGCTTCCCGCAGGTCGCCGGCCTGAAATTCTCGTTCGACCAGTCGAAGCCCGTCGGCAGTCGCGTCGGCGATGTTCAGGTGAAGGAAGCCGACAGCTTCGCTCCGATCGACCCTGCCAAGACCTATAAAGTCGCCACCAACAACTTCATGCGGGCCGGCGGCGATGGCTATTCGATCTTCAAGGACGGCAAGAACGCCTATGATTACGGCCCGGACCTTGCCGACGTGACCGCCGAATATGTCGCAGCACATTCGCCCTACAAGCCCTACACGGACGGCCGCGTCACCGAACTGGCGCAGGCAGCGCCTGCTCCGGCTCCCTCTGCCGAACCCAGCCCTGCACCGGCTGCTCCCGCCCCATCCACCGAGCCGGCTCCCGCACCCGCTGCCCCGGCCCCAGCAGCACCGGCTCCCGCGCCGGCGGCACCTGCAGAACCGACTCCTGCACCCGCGGCACCGGCGCCAGCAGCACCCGCACCCGCCGCGGAACCGGCACCCGCACCGGCAGCCTCCACACCTGCCGCGACGACGCCTTCCACCCACGTCATCGCCGCGGGCGACACTTTCTGGGATCTTGCCGAGACCTTCTACGGCGACGGCACGCTGTGGCGGAAACTTTCGGAGGCCAATGGCAGTCCGAACCCGCGTCACCTGACGGTCGGCAAGGAGATCGAGGTCCCCGCCAAGTAA
- the hemH gene encoding ferrochelatase — protein sequence MTADISLRPADHPPVRSGKVGVLLVNLGTPDGTDYTSMRRYLREFLTDRRVIEWSPWKWYPILFGIVLNTRPQKVGKAYELIWNKERNESYLRTYTRNQSELMAERLKDLDNVKVDWAMRYGTPSIASRIDALKEEGCDRIVLFPLYPQYAAATTATVNDKAFQKLLSMRWQPALRTVPAYHDDETYIEALAASVERHLSTLDWKPEMLLASFHGIPMSYFKQGDPYYCQCQKTGRLLRERLGLTKENFMVTFQSRFGPEEWLQPYTDKTVEKLARDGVKRMAVINPGFVSDCLETLEEIAEQAAHSFHENGGEKFAHIPCLNDGEDGMKVLEKVVRRELQGWI from the coding sequence ATGACAGCAGATATTTCACTCCGCCCGGCGGATCATCCGCCCGTCAGGTCAGGCAAGGTCGGCGTCCTGCTGGTCAATCTCGGCACACCTGACGGCACCGACTACACCTCGATGCGCCGCTACCTCAGGGAATTCCTGACCGATCGCCGCGTCATCGAATGGTCGCCCTGGAAATGGTATCCAATCCTGTTCGGCATCGTGCTCAACACCCGCCCGCAGAAGGTCGGCAAGGCCTATGAGCTGATCTGGAACAAGGAGCGGAACGAAAGTTATCTCCGCACCTACACCCGCAATCAGTCGGAACTGATGGCTGAGCGCCTGAAGGATCTTGATAACGTCAAGGTCGACTGGGCGATGCGCTACGGCACACCGTCGATCGCCTCGCGCATCGACGCGCTGAAAGAAGAAGGCTGCGACCGTATCGTGCTCTTCCCGCTCTATCCGCAATATGCGGCGGCGACGACCGCCACCGTCAACGACAAAGCCTTTCAGAAGCTGCTCTCGATGCGCTGGCAGCCGGCGCTGCGCACCGTTCCCGCCTATCATGACGACGAGACCTATATCGAGGCGCTCGCCGCGTCGGTCGAAAGGCATCTTTCGACCCTCGACTGGAAGCCCGAGATGCTGCTTGCCTCCTTCCACGGCATTCCGATGTCCTATTTCAAGCAGGGCGATCCCTACTACTGTCAATGCCAGAAGACCGGCCGGCTGCTGCGCGAGCGGCTCGGGCTCACCAAGGAAAACTTCATGGTCACCTTCCAGTCCCGCTTCGGGCCGGAGGAATGGCTGCAACCCTACACCGACAAGACGGTGGAGAAGCTCGCCAGGGACGGCGTCAAGCGCATGGCCGTCATCAATCCCGGTTTCGTCTCCGACTGTCTCGAGACTCTGGAGGAGATCGCCGAACAGGCCGCCCATTCCTTTCACGAGAATGGCGGCGAGAAATTCGCGCATATTCCCTGCCTCAACGACGGCGAGGACGGCATGAAGGTGTTGGAAAAGGTCGTCCGCCGCGAATTGCAGGGCTGGATCTGA